Proteins encoded together in one Lathyrus oleraceus cultivar Zhongwan6 chromosome 5, CAAS_Psat_ZW6_1.0, whole genome shotgun sequence window:
- the LOC127080298 gene encoding uncharacterized protein LOC127080298, with protein MTTWYEYRKRLQKFQTIDKITQRLIEKEKDHWKNVLKRVISIVKFLAKHNLAFRGSKEKLYEDSNGNFLGLIEMLAEFDPIIQEHVRRVTTQKVHIHYLGHNIQNELISLLGSAIKIEIIRKIKQAKYFLVILDCTPDVSHQEQMSLIIRYVDISSASVSIDESFLGFLNVNDTSGQGLFDVLQNELKELGLDLFDVKGHGYDNGSNMKGKHQGVQKRFLDINPRAFYTPCGCHSLNLTLCDMANSCIKARIFFGVVQRIYTIFANSTKRWKILKDNVKGLTPKSLSSTRWESRVESVKAIRTQMLEFTEALLEVSENDLDPKIQNEVKSLATNELGDFEFLMAIIIWFEILSAINSVSKLLQEKDMLIDVAMQKIKGLISYFEGYRETCIYKVLINAKEIAVELNIAPIFPQRRIIKRKRKFDENLNIPSVELLEEESFRVNYFLYLVDQAVVSLNKRFEQYQEYESIFGFLFTSHKLQSLDDATLKSCCINFEQALKHNEQSDIEGNEFFAELKLLREMLPEETIRPTDILLFLKGLYCFPNTVIAYRILLTIPVTVASVERSFSKLKLLKTYLRSTMSQERLNGLALIAIENDILETIKYEDLVDDFASKSVRRKTLFM; from the coding sequence ATGACTACTTGGTATGAGTATCGCAAAAGGCTGCAAAAATTTCAAACTATTGATAAAATAACTCAAAGATTAATTGAGAAAGAAAAGGATCACTGGAAAAATGTTTTAAAAAGAGTTATTTCAATAGTGAAATTTCTTGCTAAACATAATTTAGCCTTTCGTGGTTCTAAGGAGAAATTGTACGAAGATAGCAATGGAAACTTTTTGGGTTTGATTGAAATGTTAGCTGAATTTGACCCAATCATCCAAGAACATGTTAGACGTGTTACAACTCAAAAAGTTCATATTCATTATCTTGGGCATAACATACAAAATGAGTTGATTTCATTGCTTGGTTCTGCGATTAAAATTGAAATCATTAGAAAAATCAAACAGGCAAAGTATTTTTTAGTGATACTTGATTGTACTCCTGATGTTAGTCACCAAGAGCAGATGTCTTTGATAATAAGATATGTGGATATTTCTTCAGCTTCTGTTAGTATTGATGAATCATTTTTAGGATTTTTGAATGTGAATGATACAAGTGGTCAGGGGCTTTTTGATGTTTTACAAAATGAATTGAAAGAACTTGGTCTCGACCTATTTGACGTGAAAGGGCATGGTTATGATAATGGGTCAAATATGAAAGGAAAACACCAAGGTGTGCAAAAGAGATTTTTAGACATAAATCCGAGAGCCTTTTATACTCCTTGTGGTTGTCATAGTCTTAATTTGACATTGTGTGATATGGCTAACTCTTGTATTAAAGCTAGGATTTTTTTTGGAGTTGTTCAACGCATTTATACAATTTTTGCCAATTCTACTAAGAGATGGAAAATTTTGAAAGATAATGTAAAAGGGTTGACTCCAAAATCATTGTCATCCACTCGTTGGGAGAGTCGTGTAGAAAGTGTCAAAGCTATAAGAACTCAAATGTTAGAATTTACAGAAGCTTTGCTTGAAGTGTCAGAAAATGATCTTGATCCTAAAATACAAAATGAAGTTAAATCCTTAGCAACAAATGAGCTTGGTGATTTTGAGTTTTTGATGGCTATAATTATTTGGTTTGAAATATTATCTGCAATTAATTCTGTTAGCAAGCTTTTACAGGAAAAGGATATGCTTATTGATGTTGCTATGCAAAAAATTAAGGGGTTGATTTCGTATTTTGAGGGATATAGAGAAACATGTATTTATAAGGTATTGATTAACGCTAAGGAAATTGCGGTGGAATTGAATATTGCCCCAATATTTCCTCAAAGGCGTATAATTAAAAGAAAAAGGAAATTTGATGAGAATTTGAATATCCCATCAGTCGAGCTATTAGAAGAAGAATCATTCAGGGTTAATTATTTTCTTTACCTTGTTGATCAAGCTGTTGTTTCTCTTAATAAGAGGTTTGAGCAATACCAAGAGTATGAAAGTATTTTTGGTTTCTTGTTTACTTCTCACAAGTTACAATCATTAGATGATGCAACTTTGAAGTCTTGTTGTATTAACTTTGAGCAGGCATTGAAACATAATGAGCAATCTGATATTGAGGGGAATGAATTTTTTGCAGAGTTGAAGTTACTAAGAGAAATGTTGCCTGAAGAAACCATAAGACCTActgatatattattatttttaaaaggCTTGTATTGTTTTCCTAATACAGTTATTGCATATAGAATCTTATTGACTATTCCTGTGACAGTTGCTTCTGTAGAAAGAAGTTTTTCAAAATTGAAGTTGTTAAAGACTTACTTGCGGTCTACCATGTCACAAGAAAGGCTTAATGGATTGGCATTAATAGCTattgaaaatgacattttggaGACAATAAAATATGAAGACTTAGTTGACGATTTTGCTTCAAAAAGTGTTCGTAGGAAGACTCTTTTTATGTAG
- the LOC127080295 gene encoding uncharacterized protein LOC127080295 translates to MGQIAQQIAGSRTQGSLPSETLQNPRNHDNVNVVTPRSEKIAKDEEVIPPIKPVEEKNKKEPKLVIKLPYPQRVTKKEPRETDFEKFIIMFKKIESHMPFFEALEQMPMYTKFMKEVITKKRPIGDGSVALNEKCSAISPGRRIPSKQKDPGAITVPCTIKDRTFKKVLINSRASVSLMSLEIYQRLGIGNVSNTRTNLKFADHFIKNAYGMAEDILMTIEELSFPVGFVIIDIPEDEETPIIFGRPFIEDRKLEVEKENHYQVGMIRTDVKSQSNIPTSEKDSRRPSQLLPPPLATPSEKIPVPSPKSTIKRVKPYHQGQGTSLLGDIQSLNTGREKEIHAMEEESIQRMLP, encoded by the exons atgggtcagatagcacaacaaatAGCAGGTTCTCGAACACAAGGTTCCTTACCTAGTGAAACATTACAAAATCCAAGAAATCATGATAATGTTAATGTTGTCACGCCGCGAAGTGAGAAAATTGCTAAAGATGAAGAAGTTATACCACCAATAAAGCCAgttgaagagaaaaataaaaaggaGCCTAAACTTGTGATTAAGTTACCCTACCCTCAGAGAGTAACAAAGAAGGAACCTAGAGAGACAGACTTTGAGAAATTCATTATAATGTTTAAAAAGATAGAGAGTCATATGCCTTTTTTTGAAGCACTCGAGCAAATGCCCATGTACACAAAATTCATGAAAGAGGTAATCACCAAAAAGAGACCAATAGGAGATGGGTCGGTAGCCTTAAATGAAAAGTGTAGTGCAATATCACCAGGTAGGAGAATCCCAAGCAAGCAGAAGGATCCCGGAGCGATCACAGTCCCATGCACTATAAAAGACAGAACTTTCAAAAAGGTACTAATTAATTCTAGAGCCAGTGTGAGTCTGATGTCACTGGAAATCTACCAAAGGCTTGGTATTGGAAATGTCAGTAATACAAGGACAAATCTGAAGTTTGCAGACCACTTCATAAAGAATGCATATGGGATGGCAGAAGACATACTGATGACAATAGAAGAATTAAGTTTTCCTGTTGGTTTTGTGATCATAGACATACCTGAGGATGAAGAAACACCTATTATTTTTGGTCGACCATTCAT TGAAGACAGGAAGCTAGAGGTAGAAAAAGAAAATCACTATCAAGTAGGCATGATCAGGACAGATGTGAAAAGCCAAAGTAACATACCAACATCAGAAAAAGACTCAAGAAGGCCTTCTCAACTACTACCACCTCCATTAGCAACTCCAAGTGAAAAAATTCCTGTTCCCAGTCCAAAATCTACAATAAAGAGAGTGAAGCCTTATCACCAAGGACAAGGAACTAGCCTG TTAGGTGATATACAGTCTCTTAACACGGGGAGAGAGAAGGAGATACATGCAATGGAAGAAGAGTCGATACAGAGAATGTTACCCTGA
- the LOC127080297 gene encoding uncharacterized protein LOC127080297, protein MGTQFHNRIISRSSTDTKDIVRNFSVPIENDNLNSVSIENGNLASVPIVDEVNNDDDADDGDDDNVDYDIFDPRNWDRLQPKLINLLVVKGPKRDNSIVKGPRDSLNRRFTANLYTRALANGEVCDRDWLVYSKELDRVFCFYCKVFKNGIVRGQLANEGYSDWVHVGERIKEHELGMKHV, encoded by the exons ATGG GAACACAATTTCACAACAGGATAATTAGTAGATCATCGACGGACACAAAAGACATTGTGAGAAATTTCAG tgtgcccattgaaaatgataatcttAATAGTGTGTCCATTGAAAATGGTAATCTTGCTAGTGTGCCAATTGTTGATGAAGTTAATAATGATGATGATGCcgatgatggtgatgatgataATGTTGATTATGATATATTTGATCCAAGAAATTGGGATCGTCTTCAACCTAAACTGATTAATTTATTAGTTGTGAAAGGTCCTAAAAGAGATAATTCTATTGTGAAGGGTCCTAGAGATAGTTTGAATAGACGTTTTACGGCTAATTTGTATACTAGAGCTTTAGCAAATGGAGAGGTGTGTGATAGAGATTGGCTTGTTTATTCGAAAGAGCTTGATAGAGTATTTTGTTTTTATTGTAAAGTTTTTAAAAATGGGATTGTTAGGGGACAATTAGCAAATGAGGGTTATAGTGATTGGGTACATGTTGGTGAAAGAATTAAAGAGCACGAGTTAGGCATGAAACATGTTTAA